A genomic segment from Desulfobacteraceae bacterium encodes:
- a CDS encoding cupin domain-containing protein, whose translation MTDEAKPSNLVEMVAYQDMSVVSKALIQKKTGTVTLFAFDQGQGLSEHTAPFDAMVLVLDGEAEIIISGRPHRLSQGEMIVMPAHEPHALRAVKRFKMMLTMIKS comes from the coding sequence ATGACAGATGAAGCCAAACCCAGCAATCTGGTGGAAATGGTGGCCTACCAGGACATGTCGGTGGTCAGCAAGGCCCTGATCCAGAAGAAAACCGGCACCGTCACGCTCTTTGCCTTCGACCAGGGCCAGGGGCTGAGCGAACACACGGCGCCCTTCGACGCCATGGTGCTGGTACTGGACGGCGAGGCCGAGATCATCATTTCCGGCCGTCCCCATCGGTTGTCCCAGGGCGAAATGATCGTCATGCCGGCCCATGAACCCCATGCCCTACGGGCGGTCAAGCGGTTCAAGATGATGCTGACGATGATCAAATCCTGA
- a CDS encoding 4-oxalocrotonate tautomerase family protein yields MPFVNIKITNEGVTPEKKAQLIAGTTRLLQEVLGKNPQTTVVVIEEVDTDSWGIGGETVSQRRRRGA; encoded by the coding sequence ATGCCGTTTGTCAACATCAAGATCACCAACGAAGGCGTCACCCCCGAGAAAAAGGCCCAGCTCATCGCCGGCACCACCCGGCTGCTGCAGGAAGTGCTGGGTAAAAACCCCCAGACCACCGTGGTGGTGATCGAGGAGGTCGATACCGACAGCTGGGGGATTGGCGGCGAGACCGTCAGTCAAAGGCGCAGGCGCGGGG